Proteins from a genomic interval of Micromonospora sp. NBC_00389:
- the tnpA gene encoding IS200/IS605 family transposase, which produces MAQIEGIRTGRHCVFALHAHLVFVTKFRHEVFADRHLARMEEIVRTVCANFETELVEFNGENNHVHLLVNFPPKVALAKLVNSLKGVSSRRMRQEFPDLRRHYYRANKLWSGSYFAGSLGGAPLSVVRQYIEQQNRPV; this is translated from the coding sequence ATGGCTCAGATCGAAGGCATTCGCACTGGCAGACACTGCGTTTTCGCTCTGCACGCTCATTTGGTCTTCGTGACTAAGTTCCGGCACGAAGTGTTCGCAGACCGGCACCTCGCCCGGATGGAGGAGATCGTGCGGACGGTGTGCGCCAACTTCGAGACTGAGTTGGTCGAATTCAACGGCGAGAACAACCACGTCCACCTGCTCGTGAACTTTCCACCCAAAGTCGCCCTGGCGAAGCTGGTCAACTCCCTCAAGGGCGTGTCCAGCCGACGGATGCGGCAGGAGTTTCCCGACCTGCGGCGGCACTACTACCGGGCCAACAAGCTCTGGTCGGGATCGTACTTCGCAGGCTCTCTCGGCGGGGCACCTCTCAGTGTCGTACGTCAGTACATCGAGCAGCAGAACCGTCCGGTTTAG
- a CDS encoding penicillin acylase family protein has protein sequence MNHPQNERLSRRRVLGGAAGLAAGAAVVAAGLPSGAAAAPPRTAPDVARWHRQAAHVTITRDDWGIPHVVGRTDADAVFGMMYAQAEDDFNRIERNYLVSLGRLAEAEGEGAIWQDLRQRLYVDPGALKRDYAQSPSWLRKLMQAWADGLNYYLATHPEVQPRVLTRFEPWMPLSFSEGSIGGDTERVPLTQLEAFYSKRTVPMTDDERGLLFREPSGSNGMAIAPSHTRNGHALLLINPHTSFFFRSEQHVTSREGLNAYGAATWGQFFIYQGFNPNTGWMHTSSGVDNVDEFAETIVTRADGRHSYRYGNALRPVTTKTITLSYRTTDGGRARRSFTTFATHHGPIVREADGRWIAFALMNKPVEALQQSFLRTKTRDYADFIQVAGLKANSSNNTLFADSKGEIAFLVPQFMPRRDDRFDYRKPVDGSDPATDWRGLHSLRSLPQAVNPRNGWAFNANNWPWTAAGPDSPDAADYPRYFDQAGENPRGPQAIRVLTARDDFTPQTLIAAAFDTYLTAFARLVPGLIAAWDRLPGGNQQKAALADPIGLLRGWDYRWSAQSTATSLAVFWGEALWAPLAQAARDAGMSMWDYLAERATDAQRLTALEAATQRLTQDFGNWQVPWGEINRFQRNDGAIVQTFDDAKPSRPVPFTSAQWGSLASFGARRYPGTKRYYGTSGNSFVAVVEFGPRLRAWAVTAGGASGHPDSPHFNDQVERYASGNLRPVYFYPEDLRGHVERSYRPGR, from the coding sequence ATGAACCACCCGCAGAACGAAAGGTTGAGCCGACGCCGCGTACTGGGCGGAGCAGCCGGACTGGCAGCGGGCGCCGCGGTCGTCGCGGCGGGGCTGCCGTCCGGCGCCGCCGCCGCTCCCCCGCGGACCGCGCCCGACGTCGCCCGCTGGCACCGGCAGGCGGCGCACGTGACCATCACCCGCGATGACTGGGGTATCCCGCACGTGGTCGGCAGGACCGACGCCGACGCGGTCTTCGGAATGATGTACGCCCAGGCCGAGGACGACTTCAACCGGATCGAGAGGAACTACCTGGTGAGCCTCGGCCGCCTCGCCGAGGCCGAGGGTGAGGGTGCGATCTGGCAGGACCTGCGCCAGCGGCTGTACGTCGACCCCGGGGCGCTGAAGAGGGACTACGCGCAGAGCCCGTCCTGGCTGCGCAAGCTGATGCAGGCCTGGGCCGACGGGCTGAACTACTACCTAGCGACACACCCCGAGGTGCAGCCACGTGTGCTCACGCGGTTCGAGCCGTGGATGCCGCTGAGCTTCTCCGAGGGCAGCATCGGTGGTGACACCGAGCGGGTGCCGCTCACCCAACTCGAAGCTTTCTACAGCAAGCGCACGGTGCCGATGACCGATGACGAGCGCGGTCTGCTGTTCCGCGAGCCCAGCGGCTCGAACGGCATGGCGATCGCGCCGAGCCACACGCGTAACGGTCACGCCCTGCTGCTGATCAACCCGCACACCAGCTTCTTCTTCCGCTCCGAGCAGCACGTGACGAGCCGGGAGGGGCTCAACGCCTATGGCGCGGCCACCTGGGGCCAGTTCTTCATCTACCAGGGCTTCAACCCGAACACCGGCTGGATGCACACGTCGAGCGGCGTCGACAACGTCGACGAGTTCGCCGAGACGATCGTGACCCGGGCGGACGGCCGACACTCCTACCGCTACGGCAACGCGCTGCGGCCGGTGACGACGAAGACGATCACGCTGTCGTATCGCACGACGGATGGCGGGCGGGCTCGGCGTAGCTTCACGACCTTCGCCACGCACCACGGCCCGATCGTCCGGGAGGCGGACGGCAGGTGGATCGCGTTCGCGCTGATGAACAAGCCGGTCGAGGCGCTGCAGCAGAGCTTCCTGCGCACCAAGACGCGGGACTACGCGGACTTCATCCAGGTGGCGGGCCTCAAGGCCAACAGCTCGAACAACACGCTCTTCGCGGACTCGAAGGGTGAGATCGCCTTCCTGGTGCCGCAGTTCATGCCGCGCCGCGACGATCGCTTCGACTACCGCAAGCCCGTCGACGGCAGCGACCCGGCGACGGACTGGCGCGGACTGCACAGCCTCCGGAGCCTTCCGCAGGCGGTGAACCCGAGGAACGGCTGGGCGTTCAACGCGAACAACTGGCCCTGGACCGCGGCCGGCCCGGACAGCCCGGACGCCGCCGACTATCCGCGCTACTTCGACCAGGCCGGCGAGAACCCCCGTGGACCGCAGGCGATCCGGGTGCTCACCGCGCGCGACGACTTCACCCCGCAGACGCTCATCGCTGCCGCCTTCGACACCTACCTCACCGCCTTCGCCCGGCTCGTGCCCGGGCTGATCGCGGCATGGGACAGGCTGCCCGGGGGCAACCAGCAGAAGGCGGCGCTCGCCGACCCGATCGGCCTGCTACGCGGCTGGGACTACCGCTGGAGCGCGCAATCGACCGCGACGTCGCTGGCCGTGTTCTGGGGCGAGGCGCTCTGGGCGCCGCTGGCCCAGGCGGCGAGAGACGCGGGCATGTCGATGTGGGACTACCTGGCCGAGCGCGCCACCGATGCGCAGCGACTCACCGCGCTCGAAGCGGCGACGCAGCGGCTGACGCAGGATTTCGGCAACTGGCAGGTGCCCTGGGGCGAGATCAACCGCTTCCAGCGCAACGACGGCGCGATCGTCCAGACGTTCGACGACGCCAAGCCGAGCAGGCCGGTGCCCTTCACCTCCGCGCAGTGGGGCTCGCTCGCCTCCTTCGGGGCGAGGCGCTACCCGGGAACGAAGCGCTACTACGGCACCAGCGGCAACAGCTTCGTGGCGGTCGTGGAGTTCGGCCCGAGGCTGCGCGCCTGGGCCGTGACGGCGGGGGGCGCGAGCGGCCACCCGGACTCGCCGCACTTCAACGACCAGGTCGAACGCTACGCGAGCGGCAACCTCCGGCCCGTCTACTTCTATCCGGAGGACCTCAGGGGCCATGTCGAGCGAAGCTACCGGCCGGGTAGGTGA
- a CDS encoding ABC transporter permease, with protein MDSSAISAPAAEAGTGPPVEDRKTRIARYVALFVMPFLMVTMMFATYVATMHSPQPRDMPVAVVGSGAQAQAVVDGLNSAPGQAVDARLVPSGSDAVELLEEREIAGAIEIPAAGSREATVYTAMAAGASQATTAQQLLAPIAVQQDWTTTTQDVAPLPEGDLAGISVLFAAMGMMLAGYVPLSLLVIATPHLLALRRFVPLLTGWAAATSTIIWLILGPIVGAVEGHYLQFLGVGMLTVGAVGAAQLLFTKLMGPLAVLVGMLLYVVFGMPSSNLALSIDVMPGFFQFLHGVLPLPAAGEALRSLLYFDGRGAGGHLLTLAIWLVAGLLLSLLKERVSGKAIPGVAPGVHPGTPMPALAGGPNRPLWTRYLAVAAFPLSILVMVVGLMGFSMHKPQVHSLPVIVVSANAQQADQVATGLRSNLGDILDVGVATSVDDATDRIRSQDVVAAYVLPTAPDAAATLYTSSAAGVSQQSAVQAMFQQISAQQQAPLTTTDVTPLTDTDTMGSNSLYVGMSWIMAGFLMLAVLRGGAPELKRLRQFLPLLGGWAIGMSVWLWVLFDVIIGAVNGHAWEMIGFGAATILAVSLATAVFTRTLGLAAIIPVMVVLMLAGVPASGGGLSVYMVPELFRHLQDILPLPAAVDTARSLIYFDGNGVGRNLLVIAIWGVIGLALNLVVDLWLRRREKSTKAAPPAHLAKAPDVDADRREVRDELTGTAAI; from the coding sequence TTGGACAGCTCGGCCATTTCTGCTCCCGCCGCCGAGGCTGGCACCGGCCCGCCTGTCGAGGACCGCAAGACCCGGATCGCCCGGTATGTCGCTCTCTTCGTGATGCCGTTCCTCATGGTCACGATGATGTTCGCCACCTACGTGGCCACCATGCACTCCCCGCAGCCGCGAGACATGCCGGTGGCCGTGGTGGGATCGGGCGCGCAGGCTCAGGCAGTCGTCGACGGGCTGAACTCCGCGCCAGGCCAGGCCGTCGACGCACGCCTGGTCCCCTCCGGCAGTGATGCCGTCGAGCTGCTCGAAGAACGTGAGATCGCCGGGGCGATCGAGATCCCGGCCGCCGGTTCCCGCGAGGCGACCGTCTACACCGCGATGGCGGCTGGCGCCTCCCAGGCCACCACCGCCCAGCAACTACTTGCCCCGATCGCCGTGCAGCAGGACTGGACCACCACCACTCAGGACGTGGCCCCGCTGCCCGAGGGCGACCTGGCCGGCATCTCGGTGCTGTTCGCCGCCATGGGCATGATGCTGGCCGGGTACGTCCCCCTGAGCCTGCTGGTGATCGCCACCCCGCACCTGCTGGCGCTGCGGCGGTTCGTGCCGCTGCTGACCGGCTGGGCGGCGGCCACCAGCACGATCATCTGGCTCATCCTCGGGCCGATCGTCGGCGCAGTCGAAGGCCACTATCTGCAGTTCCTCGGCGTCGGGATGCTCACCGTCGGCGCTGTCGGCGCGGCCCAGCTGCTGTTCACCAAGCTGATGGGTCCGCTCGCCGTCCTGGTCGGCATGCTGCTGTACGTCGTGTTCGGCATGCCGTCGTCGAACCTGGCGCTGTCGATCGACGTGATGCCTGGCTTCTTCCAGTTCCTGCACGGCGTCCTTCCCCTGCCGGCCGCCGGGGAAGCACTGCGCTCGCTGCTCTACTTCGACGGTCGCGGCGCCGGCGGGCACCTGTTGACGCTCGCCATCTGGCTGGTCGCGGGGCTGCTGCTGTCCCTGCTCAAGGAGCGCGTCAGCGGGAAGGCGATTCCGGGCGTGGCACCGGGCGTCCACCCCGGCACGCCGATGCCGGCGCTGGCCGGTGGTCCGAATCGACCGCTGTGGACGCGGTACCTGGCGGTGGCGGCCTTCCCGCTGTCGATCCTGGTGATGGTGGTCGGCCTGATGGGCTTCTCCATGCACAAGCCGCAGGTGCACAGCCTTCCCGTCATCGTGGTCAGCGCCAACGCGCAGCAGGCCGACCAGGTCGCCACCGGACTCAGGTCGAACCTGGGCGACATCCTCGACGTCGGCGTGGCCACGTCGGTCGACGACGCCACCGACCGGATCCGCTCCCAGGACGTGGTCGCCGCCTACGTCCTGCCCACGGCGCCCGACGCCGCGGCGACGCTCTACACCTCCTCAGCTGCCGGGGTCAGCCAGCAGAGCGCGGTGCAGGCGATGTTCCAGCAGATCTCCGCCCAGCAGCAGGCCCCGTTGACGACCACCGACGTGACGCCACTCACGGACACCGACACCATGGGCAGCAACAGCCTGTACGTCGGCATGTCGTGGATCATGGCCGGGTTCCTGATGCTGGCCGTACTGCGCGGCGGTGCGCCGGAGCTCAAGCGCCTGCGCCAGTTCCTGCCGCTGCTCGGCGGCTGGGCGATCGGCATGTCCGTGTGGCTGTGGGTGCTCTTCGACGTCATCATCGGCGCGGTCAACGGGCACGCCTGGGAGATGATCGGATTCGGCGCGGCGACCATCCTCGCCGTGTCCCTCGCCACCGCTGTCTTCACACGTACCCTCGGCCTGGCCGCCATCATCCCGGTGATGGTCGTGCTGATGCTGGCGGGCGTGCCGGCGTCCGGCGGCGGACTCTCGGTGTACATGGTGCCCGAGTTGTTCCGGCATCTGCAGGACATCCTGCCGCTGCCGGCCGCAGTCGACACCGCTCGATCCCTGATCTACTTCGACGGCAACGGGGTCGGCCGGAACCTGCTGGTCATCGCGATCTGGGGTGTGATCGGCCTTGCGCTGAACCTCGTGGTCGACCTCTGGCTGCGGCGCCGGGAAAAGTCGACGAAGGCGGCCCCTCCGGCTCACCTCGCGAAGGCACCCGACGTCGATGCTGACCGCCGCGAGGTCCGCGATGAGCTGACGGGCACCGCCGCCATCTGA
- a CDS encoding SGNH/GDSL hydrolase family protein, which yields MATLVLSLVTALGATLALAAPAQAAPSDHYVALGDSYSSGVGAGSYTAESGSCQRSTKAYPALYATNVQPASYRSVACSGATTTSVINTQLGALSAATTLVSVTVGGNDVGFANIMTTCVLYGTTDCVAAVQAAEDKARADLPTLLRNVYTGIRNRAPSARVVVVGYPVFYQLGTTCVGLSVTSRTKINEGINLVDDIIRTAAAAAGFTFADVRSQFVGHQLCSGGTKWLHALNFASIGISYHPTAAGQSGGYYPVFRSKAG from the coding sequence TTGGCAACCCTCGTCCTGAGCCTGGTCACGGCTCTGGGCGCCACCCTCGCCCTGGCAGCGCCCGCCCAGGCCGCTCCCAGCGACCACTACGTCGCCCTCGGCGACTCCTACTCCTCCGGGGTCGGTGCCGGCAGCTACACCGCCGAGAGCGGTTCCTGCCAGCGCAGCACCAAGGCGTATCCGGCGCTGTACGCCACCAATGTGCAGCCCGCGTCGTACCGCTCGGTCGCCTGCTCGGGCGCCACCACCACCAGCGTGATCAACACGCAGCTTGGCGCGCTCAGCGCCGCCACGACCCTGGTCAGCGTCACGGTCGGCGGCAACGACGTCGGCTTCGCCAACATCATGACCACCTGCGTGCTCTACGGCACCACCGACTGCGTGGCCGCCGTGCAGGCTGCCGAGGACAAGGCCCGGGCCGACCTCCCCACCCTGCTGCGCAACGTCTACACCGGAATCCGGAACCGAGCGCCCTCGGCCCGGGTGGTGGTCGTCGGCTACCCGGTCTTCTACCAGCTGGGCACGACGTGTGTCGGGCTCAGTGTCACCTCGCGTACGAAGATCAACGAGGGCATCAACCTGGTGGACGACATCATCCGCACTGCCGCCGCAGCCGCCGGGTTCACCTTCGCCGACGTCCGGTCGCAGTTCGTCGGGCACCAGCTGTGCAGCGGCGGCACGAAGTGGTTGCACGCGCTCAACTTCGCCAGCATCGGGATCTCCTACCACCCGACCGCAGCCGGTCAGTCCGGCGGCTACTACCCGGTCTTCCGCTCCAAGGCCGGCTGA
- a CDS encoding ribonuclease, with translation MTTPEQSRRQQEDALESGEVYQDAEGRRTRDPGAGAAHANSEADRNAEQLRRGEVGPGIPEE, from the coding sequence GTGACCACACCTGAGCAGAGCCGGCGGCAGCAGGAGGATGCACTCGAAAGCGGCGAGGTGTATCAGGACGCCGAAGGACGCCGAACCAGAGACCCGGGCGCCGGGGCGGCGCACGCCAACAGCGAAGCCGACCGCAACGCCGAGCAGCTGAGGCGTGGCGAGGTCGGGCCGGGCATCCCGGAGGAGTAG
- a CDS encoding CHRD domain-containing protein — translation MGRTRLWAVAMAASAAVAVTAIGTAAMGDGRDDSGDKRDSHDSRDSRDWSDSRDRKEVNVRAKLSGFEEDPKPISTPGSGQFEATIDERDKKIEFKLSYEDLKDVQQAHIHFGGRHQSGGIAVFLCSNLKDAKGGASHDVQSCPQAPATIKGTIKPDDVVGPADQGIEPGEFDELVDAIEAGVTYVNVHTKKYPNGEIRGQIKSDDKRDQNRSRDKDEDRNSWWSSDEDRDWNEFKKNWDRDHEDRDKGHDDKGDKDRDKGHDDKGDEDRDKGHDHGDA, via the coding sequence ATGGGACGTACCCGACTCTGGGCGGTCGCGATGGCGGCCAGCGCAGCGGTGGCGGTAACCGCCATCGGTACCGCCGCCATGGGCGACGGCCGGGACGACTCGGGCGACAAGCGGGATTCGCACGACTCCCGCGACTCGCGGGACTGGAGCGACTCGCGGGACCGTAAGGAGGTGAACGTCCGGGCCAAGCTCAGCGGCTTCGAGGAAGATCCAAAGCCGATCTCGACGCCCGGCTCCGGCCAGTTCGAAGCCACGATCGACGAGCGGGACAAGAAGATCGAGTTCAAGCTGAGCTACGAGGACCTGAAGGACGTCCAGCAGGCCCACATCCACTTCGGAGGGAGGCACCAGAGCGGCGGCATCGCCGTCTTCCTGTGCTCCAACCTGAAGGACGCGAAGGGCGGCGCGTCGCACGACGTCCAGTCCTGCCCCCAGGCCCCAGCCACCATCAAGGGGACCATCAAGCCCGATGACGTGGTCGGCCCCGCCGACCAGGGCATCGAGCCGGGCGAGTTCGACGAACTCGTCGACGCGATCGAGGCCGGCGTCACCTACGTGAACGTGCACACCAAGAAGTACCCGAACGGCGAAATCCGCGGCCAGATCAAGAGCGACGACAAGCGGGACCAGAACCGGAGCCGCGACAAGGACGAGGACCGGAACTCGTGGTGGAGCAGTGACGAGGACCGGGACTGGAACGAGTTCAAGAAGAACTGGGACCGGGACCACGAGGACCGGGACAAGGGCCACGACGACAAGGGCGACAAGGACCGGGACAAGGGCCACGACGACAAGGGCGACGAGGACCGGGACAAGGGCCACGACCACGGGGACGCTTGA
- a CDS encoding NIPSNAP family protein has translation MITCVVHYTINPAQIEAFERFAREWMRLVGKHGGVHHGYFLPAEGASDKAEALFSFESLAAYERYRARFGDDPEFVVADRIRDESGCVVRYERTFMRPLLPSD, from the coding sequence GTGATCACCTGCGTGGTGCACTACACCATCAATCCCGCACAGATCGAAGCATTTGAACGCTTCGCCCGGGAGTGGATGCGGTTGGTGGGCAAGCACGGTGGTGTGCACCACGGCTACTTCCTGCCGGCCGAGGGCGCGAGCGACAAGGCCGAGGCGTTGTTCAGCTTCGAGAGTCTGGCGGCCTACGAGCGTTACCGCGCACGGTTCGGCGATGACCCGGAGTTCGTCGTGGCTGATCGGATTCGCGACGAGTCGGGTTGTGTCGTGCGCTACGAGCGGACGTTCATGCGTCCGCTCCTGCCGTCTGATTGA
- a CDS encoding TetR/AcrR family transcriptional regulator — protein MSESGYAGMTMDRVAARAGTNKNAIYRRWPHRAALGIAAYRHLSDAVLPNPDTGTLRGDALEMLRRANETWSSPYGAILRGLLVAAADDPELLTLMRERSGADTMDRAWLAMLERAAARGEAPAAAVHHRVATTPMMLLRAEYAMRGIPSVPDEVLVEIVDEVFLPLVRGRH, from the coding sequence GTGAGTGAGTCCGGCTACGCGGGGATGACCATGGACCGGGTCGCCGCCCGGGCCGGGACCAACAAGAACGCCATCTACCGCCGGTGGCCGCACCGGGCGGCGCTGGGCATCGCGGCGTACCGCCACCTGTCCGACGCCGTGCTACCGAACCCGGACACAGGCACTCTGCGGGGCGACGCGCTGGAGATGCTGCGGCGGGCGAACGAGACGTGGTCGTCGCCGTACGGGGCGATCCTGCGCGGGTTGCTCGTCGCCGCGGCCGACGACCCCGAGCTGCTCACTCTCATGCGGGAGCGGTCCGGCGCGGACACCATGGACCGCGCCTGGCTGGCGATGCTGGAGCGCGCCGCAGCCCGGGGCGAGGCACCGGCCGCGGCCGTACACCACCGGGTGGCGACGACGCCGATGATGCTGCTGCGCGCCGAGTACGCGATGCGCGGCATCCCCTCCGTGCCCGACGAGGTGCTGGTCGAGATCGTGGACGAGGTGTTCCTACCGCTCGTGCGCGGCCGCCACTGA
- a CDS encoding pyridoxal phosphate-dependent decarboxylase family protein: MTSIPPDRRGVDSALDPSTEQIRDMVARSVDWVTAHHDSIRDLPIAPRTSAAALKETLAEPLPVEGRDFADLLRVFREVVVPGTRHNGHPRFFGYVSAPGTAVASVADFLASALNANLTAWRSAPAPAELEHVAIDWIKEALGCDPGAGGLFMSGGSMANFTALAAARHRHCGDTVATHGAAAHPAPLRVYASTETHHSIHKAAALLGIGRTNVRDIPVDARFRMDVDALVRAIEEDRAAGAEPLCVVANAGTVVTGAVDPLADIAAVAREYGLWMHVDACYGGFARLSPTARPLFDGLSEADSISLDPHKWLYLPADCGCLIYRDPEAARPAFSLDADYTRVTQTEPAEAFAFWDYGPDLSRRFRALKVWMTLAHAGSRAVGDAIESNLDCARHLAELVEGRADFELLAPVELSIFCFRYLPPNARAGSRSRTEEEQLDRLNERIMLAVQQAGSSYLSNATVNGRFALRGCVLNYRTTRRDMEILLDDVRRAAEQVVEKTPEDSTDAA; encoded by the coding sequence ATGACCTCGATTCCACCCGATCGGCGCGGCGTCGACTCGGCCCTGGACCCCTCCACGGAGCAGATCCGGGACATGGTGGCCCGATCCGTCGACTGGGTCACCGCCCACCACGACTCGATCCGTGACCTGCCCATCGCCCCGCGCACCTCCGCCGCCGCGCTGAAGGAGACGCTCGCCGAGCCCCTGCCCGTCGAGGGCCGTGACTTCGCCGACCTGCTCAGGGTCTTCCGTGAGGTGGTTGTGCCCGGCACCCGGCACAACGGGCATCCCCGCTTCTTCGGGTACGTCTCGGCGCCGGGCACCGCCGTCGCCTCGGTGGCCGACTTCCTCGCGTCGGCGCTGAACGCCAACCTCACCGCGTGGCGGTCGGCACCGGCTCCCGCCGAACTGGAGCATGTGGCCATCGACTGGATCAAGGAGGCCCTCGGCTGCGACCCCGGTGCCGGAGGCCTGTTCATGAGCGGCGGTTCGATGGCTAACTTCACCGCGCTCGCCGCCGCCCGACACCGCCACTGCGGTGACACGGTCGCCACCCACGGGGCGGCCGCCCACCCGGCGCCGCTGCGCGTCTACGCCTCCACCGAGACCCACCACTCGATCCACAAGGCCGCCGCGCTGCTCGGCATCGGGCGGACGAACGTCCGCGACATCCCGGTGGACGCCCGTTTCCGGATGGACGTCGACGCCCTCGTCCGCGCTATCGAGGAAGACCGGGCCGCCGGGGCGGAACCGCTCTGCGTGGTGGCGAACGCCGGCACCGTCGTCACCGGCGCGGTCGACCCGCTCGCCGACATCGCAGCGGTCGCGCGGGAGTACGGGTTGTGGATGCACGTCGACGCCTGCTATGGCGGCTTCGCGCGGCTCTCCCCCACGGCCCGTCCGCTCTTCGACGGCCTGTCCGAGGCCGACTCGATCTCCCTCGACCCGCACAAGTGGCTCTACCTGCCCGCGGACTGCGGCTGTCTCATCTACCGCGACCCCGAGGCGGCGCGGCCCGCCTTCAGCCTGGACGCCGACTACACCCGGGTCACGCAGACCGAACCGGCCGAGGCCTTCGCCTTCTGGGACTACGGCCCCGATCTGTCCCGACGATTCCGGGCACTCAAGGTCTGGATGACGCTGGCGCACGCCGGTTCGCGAGCTGTCGGCGACGCGATCGAGAGCAACCTCGACTGTGCCCGGCACCTGGCCGAACTCGTCGAGGGCAGGGCCGACTTCGAGCTGCTCGCCCCGGTCGAACTCTCCATCTTCTGCTTCCGCTACCTGCCGCCGAACGCACGGGCCGGCTCACGGTCGCGCACCGAAGAGGAGCAACTCGACCGCCTCAACGAACGGATCATGCTGGCAGTCCAGCAGGCCGGCAGCTCGTACCTGTCGAACGCCACCGTCAACGGCCGCTTCGCGCTGCGCGGCTGCGTGCTCAACTACCGCACCACGCGGCGCGACATGGAGATCCTGCTCGACGACGTACGCCGCGCCGCCGAGCAGGTGGTCGAGAAGACCCCTGAAGACTCGACGGACGCGGCGTAA
- a CDS encoding TetR/AcrR family transcriptional regulator — protein MTQAEPARTALLDAAERLFAGSGIAQISDRKVAEAAGNTNHSAVRYYFGGRDGLLHALILRHAAALEEPRRAMFEHSDSVLGDVRSLVMPTMKVLAGLPQPTWRARFLGQALHDPATRPLLIEAADAVPTARMIVRSLAARLEHLDPDIVAARAGLITMIVSTAAAEVEARTERSGQDARWASVGDFLCDAIAGMLLAPVTRATSSNPLTEDPASADTAG, from the coding sequence ATGACCCAGGCAGAACCGGCTCGAACCGCGCTGCTCGACGCGGCAGAGCGCCTATTCGCCGGGTCCGGCATCGCGCAGATCTCCGACCGCAAGGTGGCCGAGGCCGCCGGAAACACCAACCATTCCGCGGTGCGGTACTACTTCGGAGGCCGGGACGGGCTGTTGCACGCGCTGATCCTTCGCCATGCGGCCGCGCTGGAAGAACCGCGCCGGGCGATGTTCGAACACTCCGACTCGGTTCTCGGCGACGTCCGCAGCCTGGTCATGCCGACCATGAAGGTGCTCGCCGGGCTACCGCAGCCGACCTGGCGCGCCCGGTTCCTCGGTCAGGCCCTGCACGATCCGGCCACCAGGCCACTCCTGATCGAAGCCGCGGACGCCGTGCCCACCGCGAGAATGATCGTCCGGTCACTCGCAGCGCGCCTCGAGCACCTGGACCCGGACATCGTGGCCGCCCGGGCGGGGCTGATCACCATGATCGTCTCCACGGCCGCCGCCGAGGTCGAGGCCCGCACCGAACGCAGCGGTCAGGATGCCCGCTGGGCGTCAGTGGGCGACTTCCTCTGCGACGCCATCGCCGGCATGCTGCTCGCCCCCGTCACCCGGGCGACCAGCAGTAACCCGCTCACCGAGGACCCCGCATCCGCCGACACCGCGGGGTGA